ACTCTTACTTATCTTCTTCTTCATCGATTTCTTCTTCCTCACTGTCACTGCAGACAAGAATTTCACTCCCATTTTGATCATTATAAATCCTCCTGCTGACTACAGATTGATATTCTGCCACTTTTTGATTTCTGCATTTTCGTTCAACCTTTTATTACAATAACCAATGTTAACATATATAAAGAAAGTATTAGCTTTAAACACATATATATTATACACTTTAAAGATCCTCGCCAAAATGCAAAATGCATACCCATTCAAGAAAGCCCATGTGGTTATTCTCCATAGAATGCCTAGAGacctataaaaaaaatatatatatatatttacgatcTTTGGGTTAAACATTGACGGTAAGTAGTAGAAGCAAATTCAAACAAAGCAATGTGTACCTGCTGATTTTGTTTACATTTTGGATGACTTAGGTTCTCCTTTATCAAATGTCTTTTGAATCATTTCGGTTGGCTTTAATGAAGCCAGTATCTTTGCTACAAAAAAACCAAAAGGCCATTTGTTTAACCCTATTTTCCCAAAAGTGTTATCACATGCATAAATCTTTTTTCATAGAATCACTGAAACAATATAGAACACGCTATCTTAAATAAAATCAAATAAAAGAACCTCACAAAAAGTTTTTTCAGACAAACCAAACCATCCCAAACACATTTAACTCGTAATATTATAACCAATAGATAGATACTAACATCATTCCATATTCATCCACAATTTTTAAACCTTAACACTCCATACAAGACACaaacatatttatattttatatctggAATTATAATAAAATAGAACTTAATTACAACCATAGTTCATAAAACTGAATATAACTAAAATATATTGTCAAATTCTTAATTGATAGCAGAAGCTACTATACATTCTCATTCAGGCATTTCAACATACACGTAGAGTGCAATCACTTTCACTAACCTCCGCACCATATCATCTACATCAATTTCAAATATCTCCAATTCCACACTGTTTAAAAACATGATTCAACAAATAATGTCCAAATCACATGAATGAAGGTCCCAAAAATTAACAAAAATGAACAATAATTGGTCAAGTGAGGTAAAATTATCTAGGTTTACAATCAAAACTTAACAAATTAGTTGCGGTTTATAATCAACATACCTTTAGATCGCatgaaactttatcaatttaaggaGAACAGTTACCGTTACCCGTCATTCGCCGACAACAGTTTTCGCATCAAAACCGATGTCTCCGTGTATGGCGGAATAACAGTGTGCAAACGGCCGACGGAGCTAGTGTGGCTGAGCGGTGAGTACGGTAGGTGAGAGTGGCGGCGACAGTGACGGCTAGGTTGACGTTGATTTATCGAAGATGATCGAGACGATGGCGGTTTGTAAACGTGAGGAGCCGAAATGTTAATTGAATAAGAGTGGGAATGaatcatattttattttttatttttgttgctCGAAACCCAAAAATCACTAATATACCCTTTTCACCCCAAATTTTCAAATATATATGATCTTGTGGCTGATATATACATTTATTGTATTGTATaacttagatattaatagtatatagTTTGCTATGGTTGGGTGTAAAATCTAAAAGACGTCTTTGAGATCATTATTTTTTGGTAACTACTTTTCTAAATTAGTGACCAGTTTTTGGTCTCTGTTGTGTACATATTTTTGTGACAATTATTTTTTGGTCACTAATGTCGTATGATGACCAAGATTTAGTGACGACTTTTTAATGGTAACTATATGGTATTATCAGTGACCAAATAATAAATCGTCACTAAAAATTGGTCACTAATGACCCTTTttcttgtagtgtttttgttgaactGTTATGCAGATTAGTGCAAGATCAAAGTATCCTCCACAGTTTGTGGAATCACTAATTAGTGTTTGATTTTCTGTTTAATGGTGTTCGGAAACACAGAACTAATTCTTAATAATTTGTAGTAGGAAGTATATGATTGAAGATTTGACGAAGTTGTGTATCTCCCAATATTTCAGTGCAGATGTGTTTCATGACGTCAAAGGGACTGTCGTCGCGGAGCTGAAATGGTTGAGTACTTGTGCTCATTCTGTGCAGAGTATTTTGATACTGTAGTTCTTTGTGGTCGTATTGTAGATTATGAGCATGCGGTAAAGAATGTGGTATTGTGGTATCATTTTCTTAACGCTTTATTCAATAAATGTCTTAAATGTTACTCCGTAATTCACTATATACTTTCCATTTGTGTCCATGTTAGAAAAGTGCTACATAAGATTGTGATTGGCAGTTTGTTTACACTATAGATGAATCTGATGGGTACAGTGTGGGTTCTGTCTTAGTCATGATTGCTTGTTGTAAACTGATAAAACTATTGTAATTACAAACAGTTGACACACATATACAGGTGGGCTGTATCTATTAGTGATTCTGAAGATAAAATGTCTACATGAAGGTATTGTACGTTGTGGATCCTTATAATATCATCAAATATTATTTATTGGTTAGTAAAATTTTTTACTAATTTCCAGCGACTCGGTGTGGACATTGCAAGAATGCAATGTGGTGATAGCAATACACCTTTGTGGTGTATATCATCTCTATTTTTCATTTGTATGAATATAATTTAGTAGCATACCAACACAGCAATACTCCCCTTATACAATGTCACTTGGTATGGCTACAAATAATATTGAACACAATGGCATGTTCAAATATGCATGATCACACTTAAGTTTCATAGAGAATCGAACCGGATCAAACTTTCTAACCAAGGAGTAACTGCATTTAAGCATATGATGAAAACACCAAGTTCAAGTACCATCTACGCTAAACGTTTCCATAACTTCTACAAAACGGTATAGAGTTTAGAAACCATGCACTATTATAAATAAACTCCGACTAGATTATATTACTATACTCAGAATAAGTCATGTTACCTAAAACTTTTGTTCACTATTTCTGTAATTATTTAACGTCCATCCTCAATTCGTTGTTCGTTGCGGTCAAACAGTCAACTCGAGTCTGAAGAATCTTGATCAGCATTTGTGCTCGCATCACTTCAATCTTCCAATTCTCTTTACTAATTGTCTCAATAATGATTTCTTTTTCCAAGTTACTAATGAATTTCAAATACCCTTCAGGCACTGATTTCTCAAGGGTAGAAACGTCAAATGACGAAATTCTGGCCAGACGATTAACCTGATAGGCTGAAACCGCCTCCAATAAAGAAAAATCCTTTAGTGCAGCTAATGAGTAATTTGTTGTTCCACCGTGTGCTTCATTTGTTGTAACCGAATCCTCTGAACTGTTAGCATTGCTCATATTTGGTTCTGTTTGTTTTGATCGTTTGTTAGACAAACATAGCTCGGGTTCCAAATTTAAATCGAGGTTTTCTAATCTTTCCCTCTTGCAAATACCAGTTTGAGCACCCTCCTGGTCTCATCAACAAAACacaaaagattcaaactttatggagaaaagaaaataaaagattcaaacttttgatcGTATACAACTTAAATTTCGAGTAAAATAAACTAAGATAGCCTAGTGGTTGGGGCCCTCATTCCTTGAAAGAGATCCCAGGTTCGAATCCTTTCCAGGAATATTTAGTGGTGGTCAGGGATGGGTTGGAAATAGCCAGGGAGTAATTATGTTGAgttgcgtacatcagagtatggggtcggattacccgCCCTCCCGGGTAGCCAGAACATGGAAAACCTTTTACATTTGACCTGGACTAACGCTTAAAACTCGCAATAGAAAAATTACATTATTGCTGATTTTTTAAGGAAAAATTAACCGTATTCTGCACTAATTATTACTGATTTTTTAAGAAAAGTAATTGTATCATGTAGGTGTGCTTACGACAATCAATTGCAACGCTTAACGAATTCAAAGATAATACTGAGGATGAATTTTTTAAAATAAAGAAATAGTGTAACAAGATAGAAAGCAGGTCACACATTTATAGTTTGTGACGCGCAAAAATCAGACAAAGTGTTGCTAATTAAATACTAGGGTTTTGCAGTTTTTAATAAACCGCCATCCTAAACTATAAATTTCATTAGATGATATAGTTTTGGATATCGTAATCAACTATTGACATACTAGCTAATGTACAAAGCTATATATGCTAACAAAATTGATAACCTACAAACAATGTATGTTAATTGATGCATACTAGGGCACATAACGTCACCTATATATGGTATTCTCATATACTATATATGCAGACGTGGATTAGCTAAATATAGTACGCACAGTACGCAAACAATGACCATcttccttgatatatatatatatattgataacgtTCCATAATGATGTCCATTCGTGTTCCATATAGTGGACTTGTTTCATGCACGTCTCAACATTTGATTAGAACTATAACGTCAAATACTAACAACTTAAAAGCAGAAATAATACCTGCACAACATCAACATCGTTTTGAGTTCCATCACCATTAGCCGTTTTATCATCGTCCCATTCTTCCTCAAGAAATGGTGCATAACAATGTCCAATTGGCGGTCCAAGCCCACTCTTTTCGAATATTCGGCACAACACATATGCATCCTATTTTTCCACATCACCCAGAAAAAAAAAGTATTTCTATCAGTTAAATTATAATAACTAAATACCAAACAAGGGAGCCGGTGTGCTCGTTCTTcctagttataaaaaaaaaaaaaaattgatttattgACAAAACGCCTAATTCAATACTAGAAAGAGAATGAAAGAGAGAGATGTACCAATTAATTACATAATACAAGTAATCATATGTGATCCAAACTTACTTGAGCTAGTTGCAATTCATGGTCAGGAAGTCGATATTCATGCATGACCCAATCTGTGCGCTCGCTACTTGCGGTTCGACCCGTATGAAAAACTAACGTCTTCTTGAATCCTATTGTTTCTTCGTTGTGTTGTATGGCCCGGTCCTGCCCGGTCGACTTCCAAAATCCTTGCTTAGTTACACGTTTCACACGAAAACCAGTACCATAATTCTTGTTAATAGGACTAAAGAAGTACCATTCTTTGTCTCTTGAATTCAACAGAGAGAATTCTAAAAAACAAAAAGTCACAAAAGATCAATAACCTTATTATGCTGAAAAACACTCACACACTTGTACATCATTAAACAAGTTACAAGACTTTAAAACTAATAAAGTGTTTATACAAACTTAATCAGAAACGAATGAAACTTACGTCATCTGTCCAACAAAGCTTAATATCGACCCATAatcgttacttttttttttttccctATATATTTACTGAAGGAATTCACTAACAATACTCAAGAATCATGTTGAAATCAAAGAACAACAAAATGTCATACAATGATTATGGGGCAATATAATAAATATGCAAAAAGATGCATAAAGATCATCGTGTTTTATGTATTAAACACGTCACCTAGGGCATATAATTACTTACAACAACATTTCAAGATAACAATCTTAAGTATTAATTATCTTTACTAAAGCGATATTTACTTCAATTTCTAAGATTGAAAGTTTCCCCAAAAA
This genomic window from Rutidosis leptorrhynchoides isolate AG116_Rl617_1_P2 chromosome 2, CSIRO_AGI_Rlap_v1, whole genome shotgun sequence contains:
- the LOC139889749 gene encoding NAC domain-containing protein 1-like, encoding MSQKLTVPVPVPPTSLAPGFRFHPSDDELVLYYLKRKVFGKPFRYQAVAEVDIYNSEPWQLPEFSLLNSRDKEWYFFSPINKNYGTGFRVKRVTKQGFWKSTGQDRAIQHNEETIGFKKTLVFHTGRTASSERTDWVMHEYRLPDHELQLAQDAYVLCRIFEKSGLGPPIGHCYAPFLEEEWDDDKTANGDGTQNDVDVVQEGAQTGICKRERLENLDLNLEPELCLSNKRSKQTEPNMSNANSSEDSVTTNEAHGGTTNYSLAALKDFSLLEAVSAYQVNRLARISSFDVSTLEKSVPEGYLKFISNLEKEIIIETISKENWKIEVMRAQMLIKILQTRVDCLTATNNELRMDVK
- the LOC139893129 gene encoding histone-lysine N-methyltransferase CLF-like isoform X4, which produces MENNHMGFLEWVERKCRNQKVAEYQSVVSRRIYNDQNGSEILVCSDSEEEEIDEEEDKKIVKQLGPFDIVYDLLAQLGPFDVKIFDCKSHGCSQELVFSVSDLMVEMTN
- the LOC139893129 gene encoding histone-lysine N-methyltransferase CLF-like isoform X3, with amino-acid sequence MENNHMGFLEWVERKCRNQKVAEYQSVVSRRIYNDQNGSEILVCSDSEEEEIDEEEDKKIVKQLGPFDIVYDLLAQLGPFDVKIFDCKSHGCSQELVFSVRQMTYFESWRTLE